TATTTTACTTTTCTTAACAAGTTTATTTTATTACATAAAAACCAGTGAATCAGTATTTGTCATATCGGCAGTAATACTGTTTGCTGGTTTTGTTATTTTGATGCGAATCCACTCTAAATTATCCTTTCAGAAAAAGATAAAAGCAGCCCTTGTTGCTATAAACGAAAATGAAAGCACCTATTTGGAACGCAAATCAATCCCGTTTCAAAATGGAGCCGAATTCAATGATTTTCATCATCCGTATGCCTACGATTTAGATATTTTTGGAGAACATTCCTTGTTTCAAAATCTAAACAGAACAGCCACTTTTATAGGTAAAAAAACCTTGGCAAAACAATTATTAACACTATTGCCAAATGACGAAATACTAAAAAATCACCAAGCAGTACAGGAATTAAGCGAGAAGTTAAATTGGCGCCAAGAGTTTTTAGCAATCGCCAAAGTAGGGCAGGATAACGAAACATTTTATAAAACCTTACTACAATGGAGAGTATACAATAGTAAACCATTGTCGAAAGCAGCAGTGGTAATTTTATATTTATCCCCAGCACTTTTTGTGAGTTGTCTTATAACTTATTTGGTGACATCAAACACGGTTTTCTTAACGTATTTATCTTTTTTGTTTGTAGTTAATTTAGGGATTTTGGGTAATTTCACAAAGCGAATTCAAATGGAAATTGCACAATCCGAAAACATCAATACAATAATTAGTCAATACAGTTTATTGGTTCAAAAAATTGAAAACGAAAGTTTTATTTCGGAAAAACTGAAAGATTTACAACAAAAATTAAACTTTAAAAACCAAAAAGCTAGCGCACATCTTCAAAAATTAGCCGAGTTGTTTTCTAATATGGAAACTATTGGCAATTTTGTAACTGCGTTATTATTCAATGGAACGTTTCTTTTTAATATCCATGTTTTAAAATCGATGATTGCTTGGAAAAAAGAACACGCAGTAGTTTTAGAAGAGTGGTTAGAGGTTATCGGAGAATTTGAAATGCTCAATAGTTTAGCAAATTTCGCATACAATAACCCTGATTTCGTGTATCCAAAACTAAATTCTAATTATGAAATCGCTTTTTCTAATCTAAGCCATCCTTTATTAAATCCAGCGACTAGAGTAGGGAACGAGGTACAGTTTCAGCCTCAATCCTTTATGATTTTGACAGGTTCAAATATGTCTGGCAAAAGTACATTCTTGCGTAGTTTAGGCATCAATATGGTGCTTTCAGGAATGGGTTCTCCAGTTTGTGCAAGTCAGGCAACCGTGCATCCATTACCAGTATTAGTCTCAATGCGACTTTCAGATTCATTATCAGATAGTGAGTCCTATTTCTTTGCCGAAATCAAGCGTTTAAAACAAATTATGGACGAATTGGAAGAAAACCCAGCTTTTGTCCTTTTGGATGAAATTCTAAGAGGTACCAACTCCGATGATAAACGCAACGGAACAATCGAAGTAGTCAAAAAAGTGATTGCAAAAAAAGCCATTGGCGCTATCGCAACTCACGATATAGAAGTTTGCCTAACTACAAATGAATACCCAAATACCCTAACCAACAAATGCTTTGAAGTTGAAATTAGCAACGATGAATTACATTTTGATTACATGCTTCGTGATGGTATTTGTAAAAACAAAAGCGCTACTTTCTTAATGAAAAAAATGGGTGTGATTTAAATTCTGGATTTCATATTTAGATCATTACTTCCGCATTTAGATGTATCACTATTTCCAAAATAATAAAGCCAAGATTCGAAAGTGAATTTAATACACTATCGTAGATTTAAAATATTCGCAAAAATCATTTAAATATTGAATTGCGAGTGGTATTTTTGCATTTCAAATACTTCCGAAATTAAATCCCCATATTTAATATGACACGAGACCATTACATTCCCTTCAATAAGGAATTCTTACTCGAGCAACAACTGGCAACCTTCTCTGATGACCCAAAAAAGGTTGAAGATTTTAAAAAGCTATTCGATATCATCGAACATTATTACCATTACGAAGCTTTTAATCTCAATCAGAGTCTAAAGAAAAACTATGCCTTATTTGATCCAGATTTAAGCAAACATGAAAAAGAAGGATTCATAGGTAAAAGTGATTTTTCAGTATTTAAAAAAACACTTCAAAAAGTTCTTGATCACAGTAATTATACTCGTGTAAATCAAGATACTTTGGATGTTGCATTCAAAAATTCAGATTTAATTGGTTTAGATTTAGCAATAGACTTTAATGCTTTTAAAGATTACGAAGTCTATGTTCGTGGTGAACACAAGGCCAAAGAAAAGATAAAAAAATACTTCTTTTGGAAAAAAGAAATAGAAATTGAGTACTACGATCGGGTTATGATTTATCTAAATTATAACGACGCTGATTATCTCAAAGAGAAAAAAGTAAAACTAAAAAACATCCCTATTGAACCTGGCTCAATAGTATTAAAAATATTTAAACGCGTACCTAAAAATGACTTAGAAACGATATTTCCAAATGCTATCCCTATGATGTCAACTACAGATAAGTTGCTTTTATGGGTGCCTGCTATTTTTGGGGGAGTATCGTTATTAAGTGCTAAAGTAATTCCCGCATTAATAGGTATGTACGGTGCTTATAAGTCAGGTGAAGCTATTGATTTCTTAAATAGTAAAACCTCATTAAATCAAGGCTTAATTGCGTTAGGGATATTGTCTGCCTACTTATTTCGTCAGTATAATAACTATGTAAATAAAAAGATTAGATATTCTAAAATGCTTTCTGATAGTCTTTATTTCAAAAACTTAGGAAATAACAGTGGAGCATTTTATTCCTTATTAAACTCTTCGGAAGAAGAAGTGCTCAAAGAAACTATTTTAGTATATGCTTTTTTAAACAGAAGTGAAACTCCTTTATCTGCTGAAGAACTGGATCATCAAATTGAGTCTTGGTTCTCATCAGAATTAAATACAAACCTTGATTTTGACGTAAAAGATGCTTTATCAAAATTGCAGCATATTGGACTAGGTGTAGAAACTAATGGTAAGTGGGAGGTTGTTTCTTTAGATAAATCACTTATACAAATTGACACACTGTGGGACAACGTTTTTGAGTATAATCAAGGATAATTGATTTGAATTTACATTTCTAAAATATTTAATAAAAAAAAACCAAAACTCTGGTTAGGGAGTTTTGGCTTTTTCAAATATAAAAATGGTTTTGGTTAGTTTCGTATATTTTAAGTAACTAGCTGTTTAGCATTACTGGCATTACAAGCATTGTTACGGTTTCACCCTCTTCTAATCCATCAATAGGAGTAAGAATTCCGGCTCTGTTAGGTAATGACATTTCAAGCATTATCATATCTGATTGAAGGTTGTTCAACATTTCAGTCAGGAAACGAGAGTTGAAACCTATTTGCATATCGTCTCCTTGATAATCACAAGTCAATCTTTCTTCTGCTTTGTTAGAATAATCAATATCTTCAGCAGAAATATTCAATTCGGCACCAGCCACTTTCAAACGAATTTGGTGTGTTGTTTTGTTTGAGAAAATAGCAACACGACGTACAGAACTCAAAAACTGAGAACGATCCATCAACAATTTGTTTGGATTCTCTTTCGGAATAACCGCTTCGTAATTTGGATATTTCCCATCAATTAAACGACATAATAAAATGTAGTTATCAAACGAGAAAGTTGCATTCGAATCGTTGTATTCTATTTTTACTTCAGCATCAGATGAGCCAAGTATACTTTTTAAAATATTCAAAGGTTTCTTAGGCATAATAAATTCTGCTACTTGTGATGCTTTTACATCAGAGCGAGCATATTTTACCAATTTGTGTGCATCTGTTGCCACAAAAATTAAACCTTCCGGAGAAAATTGAAAGAAAACCCCAGACATTACTGGACGTAAATCGTCATTTCCAGCTGCAAAAATGGTTTTACTAACAGCAGTTGCTAATACATCAGCAGGAACTAACGTTACTGAGGGTTCGTCTAAGTTTACTGATTTTGGAAATTCTTCTCCTGGAGCATATGCCAAAGCATATTTACCTGAATTAGAACTAATTTCTATAGTACTGTTTTCTTGAACGGTGAATGTTAGTGGCTGTTCTGGAAAAGTTTTAAGGATTTCCAATAATAATTTTGCAGGAACCGCAACACTTCCTTTGCTTTTAGAATCAATGGTTAATGTAGCAGACATAGTAGTTTCTAAATCTGAAGCCGAAACAGTTAATTCGTTATTATTTAATTCAAATAAGAAGTTGTCTAAAATAGGCAAAGTATTGTTGCTGTTAATAACACTACCTAAAACTTGTAATTGTTTTAATAAGTACGAACTCGATACTATAAATTTCATCTGTATTGTTTTGTTTTTAATGGTGTACTTTTTTTAAATAAAATTCGGAATACACTTTTACAAATATATTGTAAACTATTCTAGTATTGCAAATTTTTTATTAACATCTATTTACTATATTTTCTTTTTCTAAGGAATGTAAATCCTAGACCAAATAACCCTAAAAATACGATTGGAAGTCCGATAGTTAGGAACTGCGTGAAAGTATAGTTTTCATAGACTTTTTCTTTGTCTAATAAGGGTAAATCAAGATCTTTGCTTCTAATGTTAATAAGTCCAGTATCATCTAATAGATAATTGACACAATTCATCATAAAATCTTTGTTGTCGTATAAATTGCCAGATCTTTGGTCGTAACCTAGTTCTACAGGCTGTCCCGATTTATCCAATTGGTTCTTTATAATATCTCCATCCGAAATTACAATCATTTTGCTGTCTGTTCCTTTCTTTAAAAAGGATTTGTCGTCAAATGGTAATACACGATTCTCAAACATCGAATGAAAAGAGCCTTCTAATAAAACTGCCATCGGAATATTTCCTTTATTCAAATAATCAGAAGGAGAAGTTTGCTCGGAGACCATATTTAAGCTGATTTCCACCGGCGTTCCTACTTTCTTGGAGTAAGGTGAAGATTGTAGAAGAACTGTTTTTTTAATTCCGTTTTTCAATGTATCCATTGCATTTGCAAAATCAAATTTGATACCTCCCAGATTTTTTACAATTGGGTGTTTACTAATTGGATACACTTGCGGTGCAAATTTCCAGTTAAAATCTTGATAAGTTGTTCCGCTTCCTTGATCACCACTAGCCAGTTTTATAGGACTTCCTTGTTCATCTTTCACTAAGTCTGGATTGATACGTACTCCATATTTGAAGAATAAATCGTTCAAATTTAAGTCTTTTGGAAATGCTAATGTTGCTCCTGTTGGATTGTAAAGACTATCCATTTCGGCATTGACCTGTTCTACCAACCACAGTGTTTTTCCTCCATTGATAATGAATTGATCCAGAACCAATTTTTCTTCATCAGTAAAAGCTTCAGTTGGTTTAGCAATTACTGCCAAATCATAATTTTGTAATGATTTTAAAGTTCCTGTCGGGTCTTTTGCAACCGAATCTAATGTAAAAGGACCTATGAAATAGCTTTCACGGACTTGCATTAGGAATTTAGCAATATGTCTCTCCTGAAGCTCTCCATTTCCTTTTATGATAGCAACTTTCTTTTGTTTTCCTTTAGAGATTTTATTAATACCATCAGATATAGAATATTCAAGATGCTGAACAGAACCAATTACTTTTTGAGTAGTATTAGTTCCCATAATGTTTTTCAACAGCGGAATATTAACTTCTTTGTTGTTGTAAACTGCAATTGCCCAAGGAAAAACCATCGATTGAGATTGTTTTCCTTTATCGTCAACAGTTATGTTTATTGGTGTAAGTCCTTTTCGATACAATTCTTTAATTTTATCCATACTTTCGTCTTTGTTTTCCAAAGGATCAACAAATTCGATAATAATGTTGGAATTATAAGCTTGAAATTCTTCCAAAAGCTGTTTTGATTCTTGCTGTAGTCGCTTGAATTCAGCTGGTAATTCTCCTTGCAGATATACTTTTATAGATAAAGGCGCTTTTACTTCTTTGATGATTCTTAAAGTCGTTGGTGAAAGGGTATAACGATGATCTTGCGTTAAATCAAAACGATGAAAAAAGAAATTACTAATGATGTTTAAAATGAATACTATCGCAACAGTAATCAATAACGATTTGGCGTTTTTTATATTGAATGCTTTCATTACGACTTGATAGATTTTAAATTATAAACGGTGAAGGAAAGGAATAAAACAGTAATGCTTACAAAGTAGATTACATCCCGAGTATCAATAACACCCCGACTCATACTTTTGTAATGATCTTGCATTCCGAAATAGGATATAATTGAAGAAAAATTAGGCAAGATTGAAGCCAATCCTTCAAATCCAAAATAGAAAAAGAAGCATAAGAATACAGCAATTATAAAGGAAACTATCTGATTCTCGGAAATAGAAGAAGTAAAAATTCCAATTGCTGAATAGGCTGCAATTAAAAATAATAATCCAAAATAAGATCCAAGTGTGCTCCCCATGTCTATATTTCCTTCTGGAGAACCTAAATTCCAAATTACAGCAACATAAATAAAGGTAGGGATGATTGCTATTACGATTAATAGAAATGCACCCAGAAATTTCCCGTTTACAATTTCCCAAAGACTGATGGGTTTTGTAAGTAATAATTCAAGGGTTCCTTGTTTTTTTTCATCCGAGAAACTACGCATTGTTACTGCAGGAATTAAGAATATTAAAATCCATGGTGCCAAAGTAAAAAAAGGCGTTAAATCGGCAAAACCAGTATTCAAAATATTATATTCACCTTCAAAAACCCAAAGAAATAAGCCGTTTCCAATCAAGAAAAGAGCAATTACTAAATATCCAATTGGTGAGCCAAAAAAGGATTTTATTTCGCGAAATACGATTGACTTCATTTTTATTTATTTAAAAAATTTAAAATTGTGTTGTTTTTAGATTTAAAGTTTAAAAACTGTTTTAATTAACATAGAATTTATGCCAAAGTGACTAACTTGTCTACACTCCAGGCCTCAGGTTTTGCATTGAATAATTTTTTGGTGTATTCCCAGACATTGTAAAAAAGCTCCGAATTTCGATAATTTTCTAAATCTTTCTCAGTTTCCCAATAACTATAAGTAAAGAAAATGTTTTTGTTATTTTTATCTTGATATAGTTCCAGGAAACGATTTCCTTCCGCGTTTCGTATTTTATCTTTCATTAATTCAAAGTTTTCCAAAAAAGCTGGAATATGTTCCTCATGAAAACTCAGTTTTACTATTCGTACAAACATAATTTTTTATTTAAAATTGATTTGTTTAAGATTTAATTAAACAAATTTTATAGAGACAACATCTCTGTAATTAAGACCTAATAGTGTACTGGCCGAACCTACTGTTAAAGGATTACTTCTAAAAATGGCTATTTCCAGAAAACCTGCCTCATTAAAAATAGCCAGTTTTTGACCTTCATAATATTTTACAGGATATTTATCTGAACTGGCAATAGCCGAATAATAAGGTAAAATTGTTTTTATAATTTGGGTTTTAAAAGTGATTTCATAGGCTCTTCCTTTAGAACATTCTAAAAACTGTTTTTTAGAAATATTAGTGACAACATTGCCAAAATGATCAATATATATTACATTCCCTTTCAATTGATTTCCATCTTCTGTGAAAATTACTTGTAAATCAGTTACTTGTTTTAAGTTTTTAATTTCTTTGCCAATTACACTTAAAACTCCACCTTTTGCAATATGACAAGCTACTTTGACAAATACATCAAGATCAGTAGCCTCGTTATGTAAACGGTCATGAATGGTTATAGCAACGATTTTTTGAGGAATTATCTTTTGCGAAAGCATACTTAATATACCATTATCGGCTGCAATAAAGAAATGATCGTTCCATTGCATAACAATATGTTGATTTTCTTTATTGGCTTCCAGATCCACTCCAATAATATGAACAGTTCCTTTTGGGAAGCTATTATAAGAAGCCGAAATTACATAACTGGCTTCTGCGGTGTTAAATGGATCAATGTAATGTGAAATATCAATAATTGAAGCGTCAGAATACTCAGATAATATTTTCCCTTTCAATGAACCAACAAAATGGTCTTTCAAGCCGTAATCGGTAGTAAGGGTAATTATTGACATAAAATTGTTTATAACTATTGAGTTTTGCAGCAGCCGAAACTTATTTTTTCTTAAATTTGGTAAATGCAAAGCTAAAGTATTTTATACTTTATTTAAACAGAAATTCATTTGAATTAAAACAAAATCTATGTCAAAGTTTATTTTTATTTTATTTCTTTTATTTACTAGTCTAAATTCATTTGGCCAAGAATGTTTTTCGAAAAACAAAGTGTCTAAATCAGATATTTCAGATAAAAAAATTAAAGTTAAAAAAGTAAAAATTGAAGTATTGAATGAAACAGAGATCGATTTACTTCTTAATGATAATCTTTGTGAAATCTTATCAATTAAGCCTTCCGATTTATTGAATGAAAAAATGTTAAAAAAATTAAGAGCTAACGTATAATTAGAACCAGAATTACTCAAATTCCGGAAAAGATGTTTTTTAGTGTTATTTACCGATTTAGAAATTAAAAACTGTAATTTAATAATTGCAGCGTAAAGATTGAATTAGTTTAATCTCAATTAATTAACTTAAAAACTTCTTATTTTGAACGAAAGAATCATAGAGCTCATCGACATTGCTCCCAAAGATTTCTGGGGCACACACGACTCACATTTAGAGTCAATTAAGAAATATTATCCAAAACTAAAAATTGTCGCCAGAGGAACTACTCTAAAAGCATTTGGAGATAAAGACGTTTTAGATGAATTTGAAATGCGTTTTCAGCGTTTAATGTTGCATTTTACGAGATATAACACTATCGATGATAATGTAATTGAGAGAGTGATTCAAAGTGATTCTCAAGAGGAAACCCGAGTATTTGGTCACGACAAAATTTTAGTTCATGGTGTAGGTGGTAAAATTATTAAAGCCATGACTCCAAATCAGCAATTGCTGGTTGATACAATGGAGAAAAATGATATGGTCTTTGCTGTTGGTCCTGCAGGAACTGGAAAAACCTATACAGGTGTAGCCATGGCTGTAAAAGCACTGAAAGAAAAACAAGTCAAGCGTATTATTTTGACTAGACCTGCTGTAGAAGCAGGAGAAAATCTTGGATTTCTTCCTGGTGATATGAAAGAAAAACTAGATCCATATATGCAGCCATTATACGATGCATTGCGGGACATGTTGCCTAACGAAAAGCTTGAAGATTATATTTTGAAAGGAATCATTCAAATTGCACCTTTGGCTTTTATGCGAGGAAGAACTTTGGATCATGCCTTTGTAATTTTGGATGAAGCTCAAAATACAACGCATTCGCAGATGAAAATGTTTTTGACACGTATGGGTAAAAGTGCTAAATTTATGATTACTGGTGACCCTGGTCAAGTAGATTTACCTCGAAGAACAATCTCAGGACTTAAAGAAGCTTTATTGGTTTTAAAAGATGTAGATGGAATTGGTATTATTTATCTTGATGATAAGGATATAGTTCGTCATAGATTGGTGAAAAAAGTGATAGATGCTTACAAACAAATTGAAAATAATGACTATTAAATTGAAAGACTTAATAATTTAAAATTAGAAAAGGAGAGGCTTAATTGTTAAGTTTCTCCTTTTTCATTTGTAATTAACTACTGTTTTGATTTTGGGCGTGGCCCTTCGTAAAACTGCGGGTCGGGTTTTACATTCCTGCTTTTTTCATATTTAGCGAAGAAAAATCGCTCCATTTCAAACGAAGTTCACTGAACTCAGATGAAAATAAATACATAGTGGAGTAATCCCTCACGCAAAAAAAAGGGAAAGTTGTTTATAAAAGGATTAAATGATTAAAGTTAACCCGTTGGGTGTAATTATTTGAAGTAAAAAATAGGGATTAGATATTGTTCAAGATACTGAAATTCAGTATCTTGATGTCGCTAAACGATACAATATCTATGTCAAATATAGTAAAAAATTATCTAAGAGTTTTAGAAGTTATAAGTTCGTTGAATTGTGAATTAGAATTCAAATCAGGTATCGGAAGAAAAGATAAAATGTCTGATTTAGAAGTTGTTGCATTGAGTTTAACCGCTGAATTTATGTCAATTGACAGCGAAAATTCACTTTTCAAACAGCTAAATTCTAATGAAATTCCAAATCTAATAGAACGAAGTCAATTCAATAAAAGAAGGAGGAAATTGTTTTTATTTTCTGAAGAAATTAGAATTAAACTAGCATCTTATTTTCTTGATTTTGAAGATTATTTTATTGTGGATAGCATGCCATTAGAAATCTGTAAATTTTCTCGTCATAACCGAATCAAAATCTGTAAAAATGAATTTGAAACTGCACCTACAAAAGGATTTTGTGCTTCTCAAAACAGCTGGTTTTATGGTTATAAACTTCATGGAGTTTGTTCAATTACTGGAGTTTTTCATTCATTAGATATTACAAAAGCAGAAGTTCATGATGTAAATTTTTTAAAAAACATAAAACAACAAATGTCTGATTGTGTGATTCTTGGGGATAGAGGATATCTGTCAGAAACGATTCAATTGGATTTATTTCAAACAGTAAATATCAAATTGGAAACACCAAAACGAATTAATCAAAAAAATTATAAACCACAACCGTATATTTTTAGAAAATCAAGAAAAAGAATCGAAACATTATTTTCTCAATTATGCGACCAATTTTTAATCAGAAGAAATTATGCAAAAACTTTTGAAGGATTTAAAACTAGAATATTGGCAAAAATAGCATCATTAACATTAATACAATATGTCAATAAATTTATATTTGACAGACCAATAAATAATATTAAAAATCAAATAATTTAATTGCACCCAACGGGTTAAAGTTAATATATTTATATAATTAAGTTAAATACTTCTCATGTGAAGCTTACTTTTTGGGTATGTTATTGTAAAGCAATAAATTTGCAGTGTTTAAAATGAAATTGAAATTATAAAATGTCGAAACAAAAAATTAAAGTAGTAATAAGCGATTTAGATGGAACATTACTCAACTCAGATCACACTATATCACCCTATACAAAATCTGTTTTTCAAGAACTTCACAAACAAAATTATTTAATTATTGTTGCAACCGGTCGTCATCACTTGGATGCTATGACAATTATTAATAGTCTCGATTTTCCTGTTTATTTAGTAACTTCAAACGGGGCTCGAATTCATTCTCCACAAAAAGAACTTTTGTATTCTCTTAATATGAATGGAGATTCTGTAAAATCTGTTTTGTCATTAGATATTGATCCAGAGATTACCACAGTTTTATTTAGAGAAACGGTTTGGCAAACTTCAAAAACGAATAATAAGCTTAATGCTTTTCAGAAAGATTTAACGTATCCTCCTCAAGTTGTTGATTTTGCTAAGCTGGATGATTTCAATGCTATCAAAATATTTTTTACTCATGATAATCATCAAAAATTGGTAGATTTAAAAGAGAGAATACTTGAAGATTATCCAGATACGTTTAGTCATGCTTTTAGTTTGCCTATTTGTTTAGAGTTTATGGATAAGTCTGTAGATAAAAGTGTAGCAATCTCCAAAATATTAGAAAAAGAGGGGTATTCTTTTGAAGAAACGATCACATTTGGAGATGGTTTTAATGACGAAAAAATGCTGGAAGCAGCTGGACTCGGATTAATTATGGGGAATGCA
The Flavobacterium sp. 5 DNA segment above includes these coding regions:
- a CDS encoding DNA mismatch repair protein, which gives rise to MKIYNSNSQNYSQELKAINTKYNTISFFRLVSILLFLTSLFYYIKTSESVFVISAVILFAGFVILMRIHSKLSFQKKIKAALVAINENESTYLERKSIPFQNGAEFNDFHHPYAYDLDIFGEHSLFQNLNRTATFIGKKTLAKQLLTLLPNDEILKNHQAVQELSEKLNWRQEFLAIAKVGQDNETFYKTLLQWRVYNSKPLSKAAVVILYLSPALFVSCLITYLVTSNTVFLTYLSFLFVVNLGILGNFTKRIQMEIAQSENINTIISQYSLLVQKIENESFISEKLKDLQQKLNFKNQKASAHLQKLAELFSNMETIGNFVTALLFNGTFLFNIHVLKSMIAWKKEHAVVLEEWLEVIGEFEMLNSLANFAYNNPDFVYPKLNSNYEIAFSNLSHPLLNPATRVGNEVQFQPQSFMILTGSNMSGKSTFLRSLGINMVLSGMGSPVCASQATVHPLPVLVSMRLSDSLSDSESYFFAEIKRLKQIMDELEENPAFVLLDEILRGTNSDDKRNGTIEVVKKVIAKKAIGAIATHDIEVCLTTNEYPNTLTNKCFEVEISNDELHFDYMLRDGICKNKSATFLMKKMGVI
- a CDS encoding TMEM143 family protein; the encoded protein is MTRDHYIPFNKEFLLEQQLATFSDDPKKVEDFKKLFDIIEHYYHYEAFNLNQSLKKNYALFDPDLSKHEKEGFIGKSDFSVFKKTLQKVLDHSNYTRVNQDTLDVAFKNSDLIGLDLAIDFNAFKDYEVYVRGEHKAKEKIKKYFFWKKEIEIEYYDRVMIYLNYNDADYLKEKKVKLKNIPIEPGSIVLKIFKRVPKNDLETIFPNAIPMMSTTDKLLLWVPAIFGGVSLLSAKVIPALIGMYGAYKSGEAIDFLNSKTSLNQGLIALGILSAYLFRQYNNYVNKKIRYSKMLSDSLYFKNLGNNSGAFYSLLNSSEEEVLKETILVYAFLNRSETPLSAEELDHQIESWFSSELNTNLDFDVKDALSKLQHIGLGVETNGKWEVVSLDKSLIQIDTLWDNVFEYNQG
- the dnaN gene encoding DNA polymerase III subunit beta codes for the protein MKFIVSSSYLLKQLQVLGSVINSNNTLPILDNFLFELNNNELTVSASDLETTMSATLTIDSKSKGSVAVPAKLLLEILKTFPEQPLTFTVQENSTIEISSNSGKYALAYAPGEEFPKSVNLDEPSVTLVPADVLATAVSKTIFAAGNDDLRPVMSGVFFQFSPEGLIFVATDAHKLVKYARSDVKASQVAEFIMPKKPLNILKSILGSSDAEVKIEYNDSNATFSFDNYILLCRLIDGKYPNYEAVIPKENPNKLLMDRSQFLSSVRRVAIFSNKTTHQIRLKVAGAELNISAEDIDYSNKAEERLTCDYQGDDMQIGFNSRFLTEMLNNLQSDMIMLEMSLPNRAGILTPIDGLEEGETVTMLVMPVMLNS
- the gldG gene encoding gliding motility-associated ABC transporter substrate-binding protein GldG, with translation MKAFNIKNAKSLLITVAIVFILNIISNFFFHRFDLTQDHRYTLSPTTLRIIKEVKAPLSIKVYLQGELPAEFKRLQQESKQLLEEFQAYNSNIIIEFVDPLENKDESMDKIKELYRKGLTPINITVDDKGKQSQSMVFPWAIAVYNNKEVNIPLLKNIMGTNTTQKVIGSVQHLEYSISDGINKISKGKQKKVAIIKGNGELQERHIAKFLMQVRESYFIGPFTLDSVAKDPTGTLKSLQNYDLAVIAKPTEAFTDEEKLVLDQFIINGGKTLWLVEQVNAEMDSLYNPTGATLAFPKDLNLNDLFFKYGVRINPDLVKDEQGSPIKLASGDQGSGTTYQDFNWKFAPQVYPISKHPIVKNLGGIKFDFANAMDTLKNGIKKTVLLQSSPYSKKVGTPVEISLNMVSEQTSPSDYLNKGNIPMAVLLEGSFHSMFENRVLPFDDKSFLKKGTDSKMIVISDGDIIKNQLDKSGQPVELGYDQRSGNLYDNKDFMMNCVNYLLDDTGLINIRSKDLDLPLLDKEKVYENYTFTQFLTIGLPIVFLGLFGLGFTFLRKRKYSK
- the gldF gene encoding gliding motility-associated ABC transporter permease subunit GldF, which produces MKSIVFREIKSFFGSPIGYLVIALFLIGNGLFLWVFEGEYNILNTGFADLTPFFTLAPWILIFLIPAVTMRSFSDEKKQGTLELLLTKPISLWEIVNGKFLGAFLLIVIAIIPTFIYVAVIWNLGSPEGNIDMGSTLGSYFGLLFLIAAYSAIGIFTSSISENQIVSFIIAVFLCFFFYFGFEGLASILPNFSSIISYFGMQDHYKSMSRGVIDTRDVIYFVSITVLFLSFTVYNLKSIKS
- a CDS encoding putative quinol monooxygenase, whose protein sequence is MFVRIVKLSFHEEHIPAFLENFELMKDKIRNAEGNRFLELYQDKNNKNIFFTYSYWETEKDLENYRNSELFYNVWEYTKKLFNAKPEAWSVDKLVTLA
- a CDS encoding S-adenosyl-l-methionine hydroxide adenosyltransferase family protein, with amino-acid sequence MSIITLTTDYGLKDHFVGSLKGKILSEYSDASIIDISHYIDPFNTAEASYVISASYNSFPKGTVHIIGVDLEANKENQHIVMQWNDHFFIAADNGILSMLSQKIIPQKIVAITIHDRLHNEATDLDVFVKVACHIAKGGVLSVIGKEIKNLKQVTDLQVIFTEDGNQLKGNVIYIDHFGNVVTNISKKQFLECSKGRAYEITFKTQIIKTILPYYSAIASSDKYPVKYYEGQKLAIFNEAGFLEIAIFRSNPLTVGSASTLLGLNYRDVVSIKFV
- a CDS encoding PhoH family protein, which translates into the protein MNERIIELIDIAPKDFWGTHDSHLESIKKYYPKLKIVARGTTLKAFGDKDVLDEFEMRFQRLMLHFTRYNTIDDNVIERVIQSDSQEETRVFGHDKILVHGVGGKIIKAMTPNQQLLVDTMEKNDMVFAVGPAGTGKTYTGVAMAVKALKEKQVKRIILTRPAVEAGENLGFLPGDMKEKLDPYMQPLYDALRDMLPNEKLEDYILKGIIQIAPLAFMRGRTLDHAFVILDEAQNTTHSQMKMFLTRMGKSAKFMITGDPGQVDLPRRTISGLKEALLVLKDVDGIGIIYLDDKDIVRHRLVKKVIDAYKQIENNDY
- a CDS encoding IS982 family transposase; translated protein: MNCELEFKSGIGRKDKMSDLEVVALSLTAEFMSIDSENSLFKQLNSNEIPNLIERSQFNKRRRKLFLFSEEIRIKLASYFLDFEDYFIVDSMPLEICKFSRHNRIKICKNEFETAPTKGFCASQNSWFYGYKLHGVCSITGVFHSLDITKAEVHDVNFLKNIKQQMSDCVILGDRGYLSETIQLDLFQTVNIKLETPKRINQKNYKPQPYIFRKSRKRIETLFSQLCDQFLIRRNYAKTFEGFKTRILAKIASLTLIQYVNKFIFDRPINNIKNQII
- a CDS encoding Cof-type HAD-IIB family hydrolase, with the protein product MSKQKIKVVISDLDGTLLNSDHTISPYTKSVFQELHKQNYLIIVATGRHHLDAMTIINSLDFPVYLVTSNGARIHSPQKELLYSLNMNGDSVKSVLSLDIDPEITTVLFRETVWQTSKTNNKLNAFQKDLTYPPQVVDFAKLDDFNAIKIFFTHDNHQKLVDLKERILEDYPDTFSHAFSLPICLEFMDKSVDKSVAISKILEKEGYSFEETITFGDGFNDEKMLEAAGLGLIMGNAPENLKSKLPHLEVISTNNEDGVAKYLLRKLELASEI